The Brachyhypopomus gauderio isolate BG-103 chromosome 1, BGAUD_0.2, whole genome shotgun sequence genome includes a window with the following:
- the LOC143527294 gene encoding uncharacterized protein LOC143527294, translating into MGSSRLTLVTVMCVVFFSQKRISGVDVERRGRRTECIVIYSDCVVDFYTIIVWYRNSSQEHQSAVELRTDGTTRYSAVLDKHRNTWDLLIQNITESDLGLYYCAVRTSDGKINYGHRTTRLSLIDPGSDIPHPTYTSTPPVPECGVCCNSTPPVPECGVCWTLLITVCPVCVLLSSTCVYCLCFKRNLVLNPEIRDQHTEPDNKAGDEVCYSSIHFSKDGQKHPKKKRVQNSDFSTYAEVRTAE; encoded by the exons ATGGGGAGTTCACGACTCACTCTCGTTACCGTCATGT GTGTGGTGTTCTTCAGTCAGAAGAGGATCTCCGGAGTAgatgtggagaggagaggaagacggACAGAATGCATCGTCATCTACAGTGACTGTGTTGTGGATTTTTACACGATTATTGTCTGGTATAGGAACAGTTCACAAGAGCATCAGTCTGCTGTTGAATTACGGACTGATGGTACAACACGTTACTCTGCTGTGTTGGATAAACACCGTAACACTTGGGATCTGCTGATTCAGAACATCACTGAATCAGACCTGGGCCTGTACTACTGTGCTGTGAGGACTTCAGATGGGAAGATCAATTATGGACACAGAACCACTCGACTGTCTCTCATCG ACCCTGGTTCTGACatcccccaccccacctacacctccacccctcctgtaCCAGAGTGTGGTGTCTGCTGTAACTCCACCCCTCCTGTACCAGAGTGTGGTGTCTGCTGGACACTGCTGAtcactgtgtgtcctgtgtgtgttctcctctcctccacctgtgtctACTGTCTCTGCTTTAAGAGGAATCTAGTGTTAAATCCAG AGATCAGAGATCAACACACGGAACCAGACAACAAA GCAGGAGATGAGGTTTGCTACAGCTCGATACACTTCTCAAAGGATGGACAGAAACACCCCAAAAAGAAGAGAGTTCAGAACTCTGATTTCAGTACTTACGCTGAGGTCAGAACTGCAGAGTAG